The Panicum hallii strain FIL2 chromosome 9, PHallii_v3.1, whole genome shotgun sequence genome has a window encoding:
- the LOC112874715 gene encoding E3 ubiquitin-protein ligase SRFP1 isoform X2: MEHDAEARRGFARMGFGCKHYRRRCRIRAPCCGDVFHCRHCHNESTKDGHELDRHAVQSVICLVCDTEQPVAPVCCNCGVCMGEYFCRTCKFFDDDVDKEHYHCKDCGICRVGGRENFFHCQKCGSCYSTTLREKHCCIENSMKNNCPICYEYLFDSLRETSVLRCGHTMHLQCFHEMLKHDKFSCPICSTSIFDMDKFLRALDAEMEASYCYMGKSIYTRKIQAIYQQPESFRY; encoded by the exons ATGGAGCACGACGCCGAGGCGCGCCGCGGGTTCGCCAGGATGGGCTTCGG GTGCAAGCACTACCGGAGGAGGTGCCGGATCCGCGCGCCCTGCTGCGGCGACGTCTTCCACTGCCGCCATTGCCACAACGAGTCCACG AAAGACGGGCACGAGCTCGACCGGCACGCCGTCCAATCG GTCATCTGCCTTGTTTGCGACACCGAGCAGCCg GTTGCGCCGGTGTGCTGCAACTGCGGAGTCTGCATGGGGGAGTACTTCTGCAGGACGTGCAAGTTCTTCGACGATGAT GTTGACAAGGAGCACTACCATTGCAAAGACTGCGGCATCTGCAG AGTTGGAGGTAGGGAAAACTTCTTCCACTGCCAGAAGTGTG GATCTTGCTActcgacgaccctgcgggagAAGCACTGCTGCATCGAGAACTCGATGAAGAATAACTGCCCCATCTGCTACGAG TACCTGTTTGATTCGTTGAGGGAGACGTCCGTGCTCCGGTGTGGGCACACGATGCACCTGCAGTGCTTCCACGAGATGTTGAAGCACGACAA GTTCTCTTGTCCCATATGCTCGACGTCTATCTTCGACATGGACAAGTTCCTGAGGGCCCTGGATGCAGAG ATGGAAGCAAGCTACTGTTACATGGGAAAG AGCATTTATACTCGTAAAATTCAGGCCATTTATCAGCAACCAGAATCATTCAGATACTGA
- the LOC112874715 gene encoding E3 ubiquitin-protein ligase SRFP1 isoform X1 has protein sequence MEHDAEARRGFARMGFGCKHYRRRCRIRAPCCGDVFHCRHCHNESTKDGHELDRHAVQSVICLVCDTEQPVAPVCCNCGVCMGEYFCRTCKFFDDDVDKEHYHCKDCGICRVGGRENFFHCQKCGSCYSTTLREKHCCIENSMKNNCPICYEYLFDSLRETSVLRCGHTMHLQCFHEMLKHDKFSCPICSTSIFDMDKFLRALDAEMEASYCYMGKGWIVCYDCRDTTQVFSGVAGHKCCHCQSHNTCRVAPPVLP, from the exons ATGGAGCACGACGCCGAGGCGCGCCGCGGGTTCGCCAGGATGGGCTTCGG GTGCAAGCACTACCGGAGGAGGTGCCGGATCCGCGCGCCCTGCTGCGGCGACGTCTTCCACTGCCGCCATTGCCACAACGAGTCCACG AAAGACGGGCACGAGCTCGACCGGCACGCCGTCCAATCG GTCATCTGCCTTGTTTGCGACACCGAGCAGCCg GTTGCGCCGGTGTGCTGCAACTGCGGAGTCTGCATGGGGGAGTACTTCTGCAGGACGTGCAAGTTCTTCGACGATGAT GTTGACAAGGAGCACTACCATTGCAAAGACTGCGGCATCTGCAG AGTTGGAGGTAGGGAAAACTTCTTCCACTGCCAGAAGTGTG GATCTTGCTActcgacgaccctgcgggagAAGCACTGCTGCATCGAGAACTCGATGAAGAATAACTGCCCCATCTGCTACGAG TACCTGTTTGATTCGTTGAGGGAGACGTCCGTGCTCCGGTGTGGGCACACGATGCACCTGCAGTGCTTCCACGAGATGTTGAAGCACGACAA GTTCTCTTGTCCCATATGCTCGACGTCTATCTTCGACATGGACAAGTTCCTGAGGGCCCTGGATGCAGAG ATGGAAGCAAGCTACTGTTACATGGGAAAG GGATGGATCGTGTGCTACGACTGCAGGGACACGACGCAGGTCTTCTCCGGCGTGGCGGGGCACAAGTGCTGCCACTGCCAGTCGCACAACACCTGCAGGGTCGCTCCCCCCGTCCTCCCGTAG